In a genomic window of Roseiflexus castenholzii DSM 13941:
- the xylA gene encoding xylose isomerase, producing the protein MYEPKPEHKFTFGLWTVGNIGRDPFGEPVRHPLSPVEIVHLLADVGAYGVNFHDNDLIPIDATPADRDRILREFKAALQETGLVVPMATTNLFADPVFKDGAFTSNDPKVRAYALQKTMRAIDLGVECGAKVYVFWGGREGVESDAAKDPQEGLKRYREVINFLCAYVKDQGYDLKFALEPKPNEPRGDIYLATVGHALAFINTLDHPDMVGLNPEVAHETMAGLNFLHGVAQAWDAGKLFHIDLNDQVIGRYDQDFRFGAVNLKAAFFLVRFLENVGYQGSRHFDAHAYRTEDYEGVKTFARGCMRTYLILKEKARRFDGDAEIQALLAEITADDGTMAPFQGGYSRDKADALKAHPFDRVALGRRGLAYERLDQLTNELLLGVR; encoded by the coding sequence ATGTACGAACCCAAACCCGAACACAAGTTCACTTTCGGTCTCTGGACGGTCGGCAATATCGGACGTGACCCGTTCGGCGAGCCGGTGCGCCATCCGCTCTCGCCGGTCGAGATTGTCCATCTCCTGGCGGATGTCGGCGCGTATGGCGTCAATTTTCACGATAACGACCTGATTCCGATTGATGCAACGCCAGCCGACCGTGATCGTATCCTGCGTGAGTTCAAGGCGGCGTTACAAGAAACCGGGCTTGTCGTGCCCATGGCGACGACGAACCTCTTCGCCGATCCGGTCTTCAAGGATGGCGCATTTACGTCAAACGACCCAAAGGTGCGCGCCTATGCGCTGCAAAAGACCATGCGCGCCATCGACCTGGGAGTCGAATGCGGCGCAAAGGTGTATGTCTTCTGGGGCGGACGCGAGGGAGTGGAGAGCGATGCCGCAAAGGACCCGCAGGAAGGGCTGAAGCGCTATCGTGAGGTAATCAACTTTCTCTGCGCCTATGTCAAAGATCAGGGGTACGACCTGAAATTCGCACTCGAACCAAAACCGAACGAGCCGCGCGGCGACATCTACCTGGCGACCGTCGGGCATGCACTGGCGTTCATCAACACGCTCGACCACCCCGACATGGTCGGGCTGAACCCGGAAGTCGCGCACGAAACAATGGCGGGGCTGAACTTCCTGCACGGCGTTGCGCAGGCATGGGACGCCGGCAAACTGTTCCATATCGACCTGAACGATCAGGTGATCGGGCGCTACGATCAGGACTTCCGCTTTGGCGCGGTGAATCTGAAAGCAGCGTTCTTTCTGGTGCGCTTCCTGGAGAATGTCGGTTACCAGGGAAGCCGTCACTTCGATGCGCACGCCTACCGCACTGAGGATTACGAAGGGGTCAAGACGTTTGCGCGCGGCTGTATGCGCACCTACCTGATCCTGAAAGAAAAGGCGCGTCGTTTCGACGGGGATGCCGAAATTCAGGCGCTGCTCGCGGAAATCACAGCTGACGACGGCACGATGGCGCCGTTTCAGGGTGGCTACAGCCGCGACAAGGCGGATGCACTCAAGGCGCATCCGTTCGATCGCGTCGCGTTGGGGCGGCGCGGGCTGGCGTATGAGCGTCTCGACCAACTGACCAACGAGTTGCTGCTGGGTGTACGCTAA
- a CDS encoding metallophosphoesterase: MHIYYLNKDVQTMRIIVTADLHYRPAKRDSYLAFAEWVRQRNPDCFIIAGDIGHPLRLFRRGLQLFRDLTCTRAVIAGNHDVYRSDHDSRSLWESWLPQIAREEGFIWLENDVLTLGTLGICGTMAWYDYSSRAPHLALGDHEYRVLKGSVNHDADYIDWPWSDRAMARYLAKGFANRLETLIGNPDVSQILVVTHVPIIEAAVPRDPENDFWSLMSAYLGNLTLGKFVLDQPKVSHIVSGHLHRAGRWTISGRHGPVECHVVGSRPGEPTAVELNF, translated from the coding sequence ATGCACATCTATTATCTGAACAAGGACGTTCAGACTATGCGCATTATTGTGACAGCCGATCTCCACTACCGTCCGGCGAAGCGCGACTCTTACCTGGCGTTTGCCGAATGGGTGCGGCAACGCAACCCCGACTGCTTCATCATTGCCGGCGACATCGGTCATCCGCTCCGCCTCTTCCGGCGCGGGCTGCAACTCTTCCGCGATCTGACCTGCACGCGCGCCGTGATCGCCGGAAACCATGATGTCTACCGCAGCGACCACGACAGTCGCTCGCTCTGGGAGTCCTGGCTACCGCAGATTGCGCGTGAGGAAGGGTTCATCTGGCTCGAAAACGATGTGCTGACGCTCGGAACGCTCGGCATCTGCGGCACCATGGCGTGGTACGACTATTCATCGCGCGCGCCGCATCTTGCGCTGGGCGATCATGAGTACCGCGTATTGAAGGGAAGCGTGAATCATGACGCCGATTATATCGATTGGCCCTGGAGTGATCGCGCTATGGCGCGCTATCTGGCGAAAGGGTTCGCCAATCGTCTGGAGACGCTCATCGGCAATCCAGATGTTTCCCAGATTCTGGTTGTGACCCATGTGCCGATTATTGAAGCGGCAGTGCCGCGCGATCCTGAGAATGATTTCTGGAGCCTGATGAGCGCCTACCTTGGGAATCTCACCCTGGGGAAGTTCGTGCTCGACCAGCCCAAGGTGAGCCATATCGTCAGCGGTCACCTGCACCGCGCCGGTCGATGGACCATTTCGGGGCGTCATGGTCCCGTCGAGTGCCATGTTGTTGGCAGCCGCCCCGGCGAGCCAACAGCGGTCGAGTTGAACTTTTAG
- a CDS encoding DUF4058 family protein codes for MRSPFPGMDPFLEAPDLWPDVHTELISGMRSILAEKLSPRFIVAIEQRLIVAEDDSPLALGAIIPDLAVVTPARPGVTAPLDANYTAPTLIEPLPEPEVRERFIEIRDARTRRVVTIIELLSPANKTPGTPSAIAFERKRSVVFESRTHWIEIDLLRAGTRFEATAGKSDYCVLLKRGTDYRYAAWFIDLRDPLPTILAPTTADFGDVTLNLQQVFETAYARAHYADAVDYTRPVPPPPLPPADAAWVREQVRRWLDARQQPRDAGES; via the coding sequence ATGCGCTCACCCTTTCCCGGCATGGACCCGTTCCTCGAAGCGCCCGATCTCTGGCCCGATGTGCATACCGAGTTAATCAGCGGTATGCGCAGCATTCTGGCGGAGAAACTAAGCCCGCGCTTCATCGTCGCCATCGAGCAGCGCCTGATCGTGGCGGAAGATGACAGCCCGCTTGCGCTAGGGGCGATCATTCCCGACCTGGCGGTGGTCACGCCAGCGCGCCCCGGCGTCACCGCGCCGCTCGACGCCAATTATACCGCACCGACGCTGATCGAGCCGCTGCCGGAACCGGAAGTGCGCGAACGTTTCATCGAAATCCGCGACGCCCGCACCCGCCGTGTGGTGACGATCATCGAACTCCTCTCGCCTGCCAACAAGACGCCGGGCACGCCGAGCGCCATCGCCTTCGAGCGCAAACGGTCGGTCGTCTTCGAGTCGCGCACCCACTGGATTGAAATCGACCTGCTGCGCGCTGGAACGCGGTTTGAGGCGACGGCGGGCAAGAGCGACTACTGCGTGCTGCTCAAGCGCGGAACCGACTATCGCTACGCCGCATGGTTCATCGACCTGCGCGACCCGCTGCCGACCATTCTGGCGCCGACGACCGCAGATTTCGGCGACGTGACGCTCAATCTGCAACAGGTGTTTGAGACGGCGTATGCACGCGCGCACTATGCGGACGCGGTGGATTACACCCGCCCGGTTCCGCCGCCGCCGTTGCCGCCCGCCGACGCCGCCTGGGTGCGTGAACAGGTGCGGCGCTGGCTGGACGCGCGACAGCAACCGCGAGATGCCGGGGAGAGTTAA
- a CDS encoding DUF4332 domain-containing protein: MKLAQVEGLEPDVIARLSTLGIDTTNDLLTRGAEPAGRAEITGAVGLSEPTLLALLFRADLERVRGVGWDYAGLLAEAGVSTVTDLAYRQAEELHKRMAAINAERSLVKRVPSLAQVSAWIDHARTLPAILRFGGGGETY, encoded by the coding sequence ATGAAACTGGCGCAGGTCGAAGGACTCGAACCGGATGTGATTGCCCGTCTCAGTACGCTCGGCATCGACACAACGAACGATCTCCTTACCCGGGGTGCAGAACCTGCCGGTCGTGCTGAGATCACCGGTGCTGTCGGCTTGAGCGAACCGACGCTGCTGGCCCTGTTGTTCCGCGCCGATCTAGAACGGGTGCGCGGCGTTGGTTGGGACTACGCCGGGTTGCTGGCAGAAGCGGGGGTCAGCACCGTGACCGATCTGGCATACCGGCAGGCTGAGGAACTGCACAAGCGTATGGCGGCGATCAACGCTGAACGCAGCCTGGTCAAGCGTGTTCCATCGCTGGCGCAGGTGAGCGCCTGGATCGATCACGCGCGCACGCTGCCCGCCATCCTGCGGTTCGGCGGTGGCGGCGAAACATACTGA
- a CDS encoding sugar phosphate isomerase/epimerase family protein, translating to MPRPVTLFTGQWADLPLATLAAKAKSFGYDGLELACWGDHFEVDKALESDRYIREKRELLEQHGLQCFAISNHLVGQCVCDNIDERHKAIIPARIWGDGDPEGVRQRAAEEMKNTARAAAAFGVKQVNGFTGSSIWHLIYSFPPNIPAQVEAGYADFAARWNPIMDVFDEVGVRFGLEVHPTEIAYDIVTTEKTLAAIGRRPAFGINFDPSHLIHQFVDPVLFIETFADRIYHVHVKESRRNLNGRTSILASHLNFGDPRRGWDFVSPGHGDIQWDPIFRALTRIGYNGPLSVEWEDSGMDREFGAAEACALVKKSDFPPSAVAFDAAFQKS from the coding sequence ATGCCACGACCAGTCACTCTTTTCACGGGCCAGTGGGCGGATCTGCCGCTGGCAACGCTAGCCGCCAAAGCCAAAAGTTTCGGCTACGACGGATTGGAGCTCGCCTGCTGGGGCGACCATTTTGAAGTCGATAAAGCGCTCGAATCCGACCGCTATATCCGCGAAAAGCGCGAACTGCTCGAACAGCACGGCTTGCAGTGCTTCGCCATCAGCAACCACCTGGTCGGTCAGTGCGTGTGCGACAACATCGACGAACGCCACAAAGCGATCATCCCGGCGCGCATCTGGGGGGACGGTGATCCCGAAGGGGTGCGCCAGCGCGCCGCCGAAGAGATGAAGAACACCGCTCGCGCCGCCGCTGCGTTCGGCGTCAAGCAGGTCAACGGTTTCACCGGGTCGTCGATCTGGCACTTGATCTATTCCTTCCCGCCCAACATTCCCGCACAGGTCGAGGCGGGGTACGCCGATTTCGCCGCACGCTGGAATCCGATTATGGACGTATTCGATGAGGTGGGGGTGCGCTTCGGCTTGGAAGTGCATCCGACCGAGATCGCCTACGATATTGTGACAACCGAGAAAACCCTGGCGGCGATTGGGCGCCGACCGGCATTCGGCATCAACTTCGATCCTAGCCATCTGATCCATCAGTTTGTCGATCCGGTGCTGTTCATCGAAACATTTGCCGACCGTATCTACCATGTGCATGTGAAGGAGAGCCGCCGCAACCTGAACGGGCGCACGAGCATTCTGGCGTCGCACCTCAACTTCGGCGACCCGCGTCGCGGCTGGGATTTCGTGTCGCCAGGGCACGGCGATATTCAGTGGGACCCGATCTTCCGTGCGCTGACCCGCATCGGCTATAACGGTCCCTTGTCGGTCGAGTGGGAAGACAGCGGCATGGACCGCGAGTTCGGCGCGGCGGAAGCGTGCGCATTGGTGAAGAAGAGCGACTTCCCTCCCAGCGCAGTCGCCTTCGATGCCGCATTCCAAAAATCGTGA
- a CDS encoding tetratricopeptide repeat protein: MPDVSAPTTPMWRRWLAHLWYGWGNSLTYWGLRTTDVSFFRAAERAYSRAIALWPEFSGAYFQRGIIRERELNQRAAGLRDLSQAIVLSPEWPEPYLRRGLIRRFHGNPHDAIADLERYLALSGDSSWRDEAERQIAALRAEC; this comes from the coding sequence ATGCCCGACGTCTCTGCACCGACGACGCCTATGTGGCGCCGATGGCTGGCGCACCTCTGGTATGGATGGGGCAATAGCCTGACGTATTGGGGGCTGCGCACGACGGATGTCAGTTTCTTTCGGGCTGCGGAAAGGGCGTATAGTCGCGCGATTGCGCTCTGGCCCGAATTCAGCGGCGCGTATTTTCAGCGTGGCATCATCCGTGAGCGCGAGCTCAATCAGCGTGCTGCCGGTTTGCGCGACCTGAGCCAGGCAATTGTGCTGTCACCGGAGTGGCCCGAACCGTATCTCCGCCGTGGTCTCATTCGACGATTCCACGGCAACCCGCACGATGCCATCGCCGACCTTGAACGTTATCTCGCGTTGAGCGGCGACTCCTCCTGGCGTGATGAGGCGGAGCGGCAGATCGCTGCGCTGCGGGCGGAATGCTGA
- a CDS encoding DUF4058 family protein — MHSPFPGMDPFLEAPDLWPDVHTRLIVGISDVLAEKLSPRFIVAIEQRLIVAEDDSPLALGAIIPDLAVVTPARPGVTAPLDANYTAPTLIEPLPEPEVRERFIEIRDARTRRVVTIIELLSPANKTPGTPSAIAFERKRSVVFESRTHWIEIDLLRAGTRFEATAGKSDYCVLLKRGTDYRYAAWFIDLRDPLPTILAPTTADFGDVTLNLQQVFETAYARAHYADAVDYTRPVPPPPLPPADAAWVREQVRRWLDARQQPRDAG, encoded by the coding sequence ATGCACTCACCATTTCCGGGGATGGACCCGTTCCTCGAAGCGCCCGATCTCTGGCCCGATGTCCACACACGGCTGATCGTTGGCATCAGCGATGTTCTGGCGGAGAAACTAAGCCCGCGCTTCATCGTCGCCATCGAGCAGCGTCTGATCGTGGCGGAAGATGACAGCCCGCTTGCGCTAGGGGCGATCATTCCCGACCTGGCGGTGGTCACGCCAGCGCGCCCCGGCGTCACCGCGCCGCTCGACGCCAATTATACCGCACCGACGCTGATCGAGCCGCTGCCGGAACCGGAAGTGCGCGAACGTTTCATCGAAATCCGCGACGCCCGCACCCGCCGTGTGGTGACGATCATCGAACTCCTCTCGCCTGCCAACAAGACGCCGGGCACGCCGAGCGCCATCGCCTTCGAGCGCAAACGGTCGGTCGTCTTCGAGTCGCGCACCCACTGGATTGAAATCGACCTGCTGCGCGCTGGAACGCGGTTTGAGGCGACGGCGGGCAAGAGCGACTACTGCGTGCTGCTCAAGCGCGGAACCGACTATCGCTACGCCGCATGGTTCATCGACCTGCGCGACCCGCTGCCGACCATTCTGGCGCCGACGACCGCAGATTTCGGCGACGTGACGCTCAATCTGCAACAGGTGTTCGAGACGGCGTATGCACGCGCGCACTATGCGGACGCGGTGGATTACACCCGCCCGGTTCCGCCGCCGCCGCTGCCGCCCGCCGATGCCGCCTGGGTGCGTGAACAGGTGCGGCGCTGGCTGGACGCGCGACAGCAACCGCGAGATGCCGGGTGA
- a CDS encoding zinc/iron-chelating domain-containing protein, whose amino-acid sequence MQLIECRAGCGACCIAPSISSPIPGMPRGKPAGMRCIQLSADNRCMLFGNPERPAVCASLQPTVEMCGTTNEEAFIILTILERMTSPE is encoded by the coding sequence ATGCAATTAATCGAGTGTCGGGCAGGATGCGGGGCATGTTGCATTGCCCCGTCCATCTCGTCGCCAATTCCGGGGATGCCGCGCGGCAAGCCTGCTGGTATGCGCTGCATCCAATTGAGCGCCGACAATCGGTGCATGCTGTTTGGGAACCCTGAACGACCGGCAGTGTGCGCTTCGCTGCAACCGACCGTTGAGATGTGCGGAACGACCAACGAAGAAGCGTTCATTATCCTGACCATCCTGGAACGAATGACATCGCCGGAGTAG
- a CDS encoding VOC family protein yields the protein MTRPRVQHVSIPRPPGSDEATRAFYGALLGLEEIPPPSAIAHLDVLWYRLGDVELHLFAEEPHPDYSGRHFCIEIDNLEALRARLNAAGYTVEDTIAIPGRPRFFCCDPFGNRIEFTTIVDDYLKYQA from the coding sequence ATGACACGTCCACGAGTGCAGCACGTGAGCATTCCGCGTCCACCCGGCAGCGATGAAGCCACCCGCGCCTTTTACGGAGCGCTGCTCGGACTTGAAGAAATACCCCCTCCCTCGGCAATCGCCCATCTCGATGTTCTCTGGTATCGTCTGGGTGATGTCGAACTCCATCTGTTCGCTGAGGAACCGCACCCCGATTATTCCGGCAGGCACTTTTGCATCGAAATCGATAATCTTGAAGCACTGCGCGCGCGATTGAACGCCGCCGGCTACACGGTTGAGGATACTATCGCAATCCCTGGTCGTCCACGGTTTTTCTGCTGTGATCCGTTTGGCAATCGGATCGAATTCACCACGATTGTCGATGATTATCTGAAGTATCAGGCATAA
- a CDS encoding MFS transporter, giving the protein MPDETPCSIASSAAPTPIADLTMAHLVIVTGGRLALVAAFRIIYPLQPFLTGELNVDLRAVSALITVQLAASMLSPIGGALADTRGERATMSGGLAIFVLGTALCALSPSFTTFLIGYTLVGLAIALYQPAAQAYLSARTPYARRGWALGVFETSWALGALLGVAPLMQIVQTTQQSMPAFWVLSAAGLASLALVWTLLPDGSRNLRATAHRIDWRALRAPGPLLALLFVASTLCAYDLIQIVQAPWLRETLAVNEAQLGQLVALAGIGELIGAMGVALLGDRLGIRRTTAAGFLLAAMCVAALPFVGREWTWLLPVYLLLYLSFEYAIVAAFPLISAVAPTARGTMLALSAAAIGAGRVAASLVATSLWLTLGIGWTAMITATILCGSLLCLLAVKPRE; this is encoded by the coding sequence ATGCCGGACGAGACGCCGTGCAGCATCGCGTCGTCGGCTGCACCAACCCCTATCGCCGACCTGACGATGGCGCATCTGGTGATTGTCACGGGCGGTCGCCTGGCGCTGGTGGCGGCATTCCGCATTATCTACCCGCTGCAACCATTCCTGACCGGTGAGTTGAACGTTGATCTGCGCGCCGTCAGCGCCCTGATCACGGTGCAACTGGCCGCGTCGATGCTCAGTCCGATCGGCGGGGCGCTGGCGGATACTCGCGGTGAGCGCGCAACAATGAGCGGCGGGCTGGCAATCTTTGTGCTGGGGACGGCGCTGTGCGCGCTTTCCCCTTCATTTACCACCTTCTTGATCGGCTATACCCTGGTGGGGCTGGCAATCGCGCTCTATCAACCGGCGGCGCAGGCGTACCTGTCGGCGCGCACGCCGTATGCGCGGCGGGGGTGGGCATTGGGGGTATTCGAGACCTCATGGGCGTTGGGGGCATTGCTGGGGGTTGCACCCCTGATGCAGATCGTTCAGACGACACAGCAATCGATGCCAGCGTTCTGGGTGTTGTCCGCTGCCGGGTTGGCATCGCTGGCGCTGGTGTGGACATTGCTGCCGGACGGATCGCGCAATCTTCGAGCAACGGCGCACCGGATCGACTGGCGGGCGCTGCGCGCGCCAGGTCCACTCCTGGCGCTGCTGTTCGTGGCATCGACTCTCTGTGCGTATGACCTGATCCAGATCGTGCAGGCGCCCTGGCTGCGTGAAACCCTTGCGGTGAATGAGGCGCAACTGGGGCAACTGGTCGCGCTGGCAGGAATTGGCGAACTGATCGGCGCGATGGGAGTCGCACTCCTGGGTGACCGATTGGGCATTCGGCGCACGACTGCCGCCGGATTTCTCCTGGCGGCGATGTGCGTGGCGGCGTTACCATTTGTCGGGCGGGAGTGGACGTGGTTGCTGCCGGTCTATCTGCTGCTGTATCTCTCCTTTGAGTATGCAATTGTGGCAGCGTTCCCGCTGATCTCGGCGGTGGCGCCGACAGCGCGCGGGACCATGCTGGCGCTCAGCGCTGCTGCCATCGGCGCCGGAAGGGTTGCCGCCTCACTGGTCGCCACGTCACTCTGGCTGACGTTGGGGATCGGTTGGACGGCGATGATCACAGCGACGATCCTCTGTGGATCGCTTCTCTGCCTGCTGGCGGTGAAACCGAGGGAGTAA
- a CDS encoding SDR family NAD(P)-dependent oxidoreductase: MTRSLEGKVAVVTGASREIGAAMAEILAAHGCAVLAAHFGEAERATVVIERIRATGGRALAYDADLSSITANRALITCAVDAFGRVDILAANAGLTISAPFLDTTEEQWDTLFDLNVKGSFFAAQAAARQMIAQGNGGRIVFSASVTGVQAIPGLSAYGITKAALRHMAKTLACELGSYGITVNALGIGAILNERNRTDDPEYETHWGSVTPTGRVGLPADVAQALLFLVSPGAAHVTGQTLIIDGGWTLTSPLPPSS; this comes from the coding sequence ATGACTCGTTCGCTCGAAGGAAAAGTCGCAGTTGTGACCGGCGCCAGCCGCGAAATCGGTGCTGCCATGGCGGAGATACTGGCAGCGCATGGGTGCGCGGTGTTGGCGGCGCACTTTGGTGAGGCAGAACGCGCAACAGTGGTCATCGAACGCATCCGCGCAACGGGCGGGCGCGCACTGGCATACGATGCCGATCTGTCGAGCATTACGGCGAACCGGGCGCTGATTACCTGTGCAGTAGACGCCTTCGGGCGCGTCGATATTCTCGCGGCGAATGCCGGTCTCACAATCAGCGCACCCTTCCTCGATACAACCGAGGAGCAGTGGGATACGCTTTTCGATCTGAATGTCAAAGGGTCATTCTTTGCGGCGCAGGCGGCAGCGCGCCAGATGATCGCCCAGGGCAACGGCGGGCGGATCGTCTTTTCCGCGTCGGTGACCGGTGTGCAGGCAATTCCCGGATTGAGCGCCTATGGCATCACCAAAGCGGCGCTGCGGCACATGGCAAAAACCCTGGCGTGCGAACTCGGTTCATATGGCATCACCGTCAATGCGCTGGGCATCGGCGCCATTCTGAATGAGCGCAACCGAACCGATGACCCGGAGTACGAAACGCACTGGGGAAGTGTGACCCCGACCGGGCGCGTCGGTCTGCCCGCTGATGTTGCGCAGGCGCTGCTCTTCCTGGTATCGCCGGGGGCAGCGCACGTCACCGGTCAGACGCTCATTATCGACGGCGGGTGGACGTTGACCAGCCCGCTGCCGCCGTCTTCCTGA
- a CDS encoding Gfo/Idh/MocA family protein, whose protein sequence is MSNTIGVGLVGYKFMGKAHSNGYRQVAAFFPDVALRPVMKAICGRDETAVRAAAAQFGWEEYETDWKKLVARDDIGLIDVSTPGDTHAAISIAAAENGKHVFCEKPLANTLAEARQMLDAVQRNKVVGMVNFNYRRVPAVQLAKSLIDSGRLGTIYHWRAVYLQDWIMDPNFPLVWRLQKDAAGSGTLGDLGAHIIDLARMLVGEITEVTGLTETFIKRRPTLAATTGGLGAAAGAEMGEVTVDDAALFLARFANGAVGTFEVTRFAKGRANCNSFEINGSKGSVRFNLERMNELEVLLDDEMPDVAGFRTVLVTNGNAHKYLSAWWPAGHIIGWEHTFTHGIYDLLNGIAAGVSPAPTFEDGLRCQAILDAVERSAGSKQWVEPEY, encoded by the coding sequence ATGTCAAACACAATTGGCGTTGGTCTGGTCGGCTACAAATTTATGGGCAAGGCGCACTCAAATGGGTACCGCCAGGTTGCCGCGTTCTTCCCGGATGTCGCGTTGCGCCCGGTGATGAAGGCGATCTGCGGGCGCGATGAGACGGCAGTGCGCGCTGCGGCGGCGCAGTTCGGCTGGGAAGAGTACGAGACCGACTGGAAAAAACTGGTCGCCCGCGACGACATCGGGCTGATCGATGTCTCGACGCCGGGCGATACCCACGCTGCAATCAGCATCGCCGCCGCCGAGAATGGCAAGCACGTCTTCTGCGAGAAGCCGCTGGCGAACACCCTCGCCGAGGCGCGACAGATGCTCGATGCGGTGCAGCGCAACAAGGTCGTCGGCATGGTCAACTTCAACTATCGCCGCGTTCCGGCGGTGCAACTCGCCAAATCGTTAATCGACTCGGGTCGCCTGGGGACGATCTATCACTGGCGTGCTGTCTATCTGCAAGACTGGATCATGGACCCGAATTTCCCGCTGGTCTGGCGCTTGCAGAAGGATGCCGCCGGTTCGGGAACGCTGGGCGATCTCGGCGCACATATCATCGATCTGGCGCGCATGCTGGTCGGTGAAATCACCGAGGTGACGGGGCTGACCGAAACCTTCATCAAGCGTCGGCCGACGCTTGCAGCGACGACCGGTGGGCTGGGTGCTGCGGCCGGCGCGGAGATGGGTGAGGTGACGGTCGATGATGCGGCGCTGTTTCTGGCGCGCTTTGCTAACGGCGCCGTTGGCACATTCGAGGTGACGCGCTTCGCCAAGGGTCGCGCGAACTGCAACAGTTTCGAGATCAACGGCAGCAAGGGGAGTGTGCGCTTCAACCTTGAGCGGATGAACGAACTCGAAGTGCTGCTCGACGACGAGATGCCCGATGTCGCCGGATTCCGCACGGTGCTCGTCACCAACGGCAATGCCCACAAATATCTGAGCGCCTGGTGGCCCGCCGGTCACATCATCGGCTGGGAGCATACCTTCACGCACGGCATCTACGATTTACTGAACGGAATTGCGGCGGGCGTCTCGCCTGCGCCGACGTTCGAGGACGGTCTGCGCTGCCAGGCGATCCTCGACGCCGTCGAGCGATCAGCCGGAAGCAAGCAGTGGGTGGAACCAGAGTATTAG